CCTATCATTATTGAGAGCAGAAAGGCATGGCGGAGCACTTGGCATCGATCTTCGGCACAGAGAAGGACAGGGTTAACTGCCCTTTCTACTTCAAGATCGGCGCCTGCCGACATGGCGACCGCTGCTCTCGCCTCCACACCAAGCCCAGCATCAGCCCCACCCTTCTCCTCTCCAACATGTACCAGCGCCCCGATATGCTCACCAACCCCGGCGTCGACCCTCAGGGCCAGGCCCTCGACCCCCGCAAGATCCAAGACAACTTCGAGGTCCCCCAATTCTCTCCTCTTTCCTCTTTGCTCTTTGATTTCAACCCAAATTTGTTcgttcttttttgtttctgatttcgttttttttttagtgcaGGATTTCTATGAGGATCTATTCGAGGAGCTGAGCAAGTACGGACAGATCGAGAGCTTGAATATCTGTGATAATTTGGCTGACCACATggtattttttttgttgtcaaaattagggtttttgttgtTAAATGCgatttttatttggttttggactgaTTGGATGCGTTGTGTGTGTGGATAGGTTGGGAATGTGTACGTTCAGTTCAGGGAGGAAGAACATGCTGCCGCCGCGCTTCAGAATCTCACTGGGAGGTTCTATGCAGGTTATTTTCTGATGCATTATAGACATATACAAGTATAGATGCACATTGAATTTGCCTATATTTAGACTAGGTATGATTAGGATTTGCTGTAATCTGTCAGTAGTAGTGACTTCCAGAATGTTGATATATGGCTTGGTACATCGCAATGTAGTGTATGAGGTTTGGAACAATATTGCCTGAAATTTTGTAACTCATTGCTCAGTTATTGAAGTTGACTCGGTGGTTTTGATTGCTTGCAAGTCTCTTCATCTGCCTTTTTACTTTCTCAAATTTTCTGCCTCTTAAGATATTTTCCAAAAGTTATTGAAATGCCCTCTATCTGAGCTGGCCTTAAGGTTTTTGGGATTTTgcacaaaaaaatgaaaaatggggCTCATTTCTTAGATACCTCAATCTTATATGAGAATCCTGTTTAAGGAACTGTTAATTATCTATCTGGGCTGACCTTAGGCTTGTGGGATTCTGAGTGGAAAAAAGTAAAGAACTCATTCTTACACGCCCACAATCTTCTACAAGAATCCATTTTTCTAAAGGAATTATTATTAGCTGATACTAAATGTATCAATGATCTTTAATCACTCTATCCAATATACCGAATAAAAGATCATATATGGATAGCTCTTTTTTATGACATTCTTTGACCAACTATTGTGATGGGATGATGGATACTCAGTGCTTTTGATTTTGTTCCTTAAAGAATGTTGATAAGATGATATCAATTTTTAAGCTGTAATGACAAAGTGATGTTGACTAAAAATTGTAGCCGAAGTTCGTACCATTTGTATTGTGATAACTCTATGACTTGGCATTAATTTAGCTTATTATTCTCTGTTACAAAACCTGAGATTCTAGTGTCAAATTTCACCCAAGTATGTTAGTCCAACCGGATTAAAATATCTCCAGTACAACCCTTTTAATTTGATTTGTCATGTAATTTACTCATCTTGGATTACAATTGCATGAACTACATTTTGGTTTGGTATCTGCAGATCAATTGCCCTTTCTATCTTTATGATTCCAGCTTATATATAATTCTGTGCAACTTTTGTTCTTTGTTGGTATGGTACTCCAAATCTAAATATTAAAGGGACTAGTCCATGTGTGCGCTTGTGTCAATTTAGTCCATGGTATATTGATATTTGGCCCAACTTGAGTAAACATtgactttattttttgttaatttttgggCGTTGCCATTGGCCACTATCCACGAAACTTAACATAGTACTAGTGGACTTTACTTTGAAAGAGAAGGAATAAAGGTTCAGAAACTGTAGTTACTAATAAACGGATGATGTTCTATGCAGATGGTTAGAGCATGAGATGTAAACTAGATCTGTAAGGTAGTTGCAAGACCAGGCCCATGGTTTGCTCCCATGGGGTCTGGGTTCGAACTCCCTCATGGCACCCACCTAGCTATTTGCTAGGCTTGCCCATCTCCTAAAGATTTGGTTTGACAGGAGGCTCCATTTCTTATCCCAGATTCGCAAAGCGAGTTTGGTACACTTCTGGGTATATATAGGTAGATGCACAGTGGCTTTACATTTCTTGGACCAGTAAACAAGTGAACGGTTCCAATTCCTGGGAATAAATTGTAAAACTGTTGATCATTACAGCCACTAACAATCAAGGCAATAAAGTTTGATTGGTAGGTTGAGTTTGATTGCGACTACATATTAAATAGACTGGTGGATCGAGTGTTATTGCATGTAATATAGTTCTAGTATTATTTTGGTTGTAGAATGTAATGTTATCCTCGCCACCTGCTATATCCTCCAATGTGTTGCTTTGTTTCTTCCACATAATGGTTGCAGTAATAATTGGTAGTAAAATTACTGTTATCATGAAGCCTACTAACATTCTGGCCTATGATAAATGTTAAACATTCTAGGGCGCCCCATCATTGTTGACTTTTCACCGGTGACCGACTTCCGTGAAGCTACTTGTAGGCAGTATGAAGAAAATGTATGCAATCGAGGTGGCTACTGCAATTTCATGCATTTAAAGAAGATTAGCAGGTGACCAtctcttttctcttattttagcCAGTTCACTATTAATGATGACCTGGTGCTTCATTATCTCTTTATGTTGAATTTAGGGAATTGAGGAGGCGATTATTTGGAAGAAACAGGCGAAGGCGGAGCCGCAGTCGCAGCAGAAGCCATAGTCCTCAAAAGCATCAGCGTGGTGGTTATCAGGAGCGTCCACACGGAGGTCGTGGTTTTGGCAGAAGAGGAGGAGATGATGAAAGAGATCGTTTCAATGATAAAAACAGGAGGCCTAGAAGCCGTAGTCCTGGTGGACGTAGAGGAAGAAGTAGAAGCCCTGTGGGGAGAAGGAATAGGAGTCCTCCAGCCAGGGAAAGCAGTGCTGAAAGAAGGGCCAAGATTGAGCAATGGAACAGGGAAAAGGAACAGGTTGATTCTGGAGAAAAgcatgataataataataacaacagCAACAATAATGATGATGAATGGAATGGTGATAATAATAGTGATCAGTACTACGATcctcagcagcagcagcaacagcagTAGTGCGGTAGATGCAAAATTGAGTTTCCTGCTTCCTAGATCAAGCCTCAGTTATTTCATGCAGCTTAACGTTGACTTGTATACAAGTGGGGCTGTTGTGCAAGGACTAGTGTCTAGTTATTTTATGTGATGGGTTTTGGAGGCATTAGTGAAATTCCTGGATCCTGGTGCAGGAGACTGCTGTCTGCAATGGTGAGTTCTTATTACAAAACCGATCCAAGTGTACGGGCGTAAGAACCATTAatgtgttattttttttttttttgataaggaACCATTAATGTGTCTAGTAGAATTA
Above is a genomic segment from Rosa chinensis cultivar Old Blush chromosome 3, RchiOBHm-V2, whole genome shotgun sequence containing:
- the LOC112192739 gene encoding splicing factor U2af small subunit B; amino-acid sequence: MAEHLASIFGTEKDRVNCPFYFKIGACRHGDRCSRLHTKPSISPTLLLSNMYQRPDMLTNPGVDPQGQALDPRKIQDNFEDFYEDLFEELSKYGQIESLNICDNLADHMVGNVYVQFREEEHAAAALQNLTGRFYAGRPIIVDFSPVTDFREATCRQYEENVCNRGGYCNFMHLKKISRELRRRLFGRNRRRRSRSRSRSHSPQKHQRGGYQERPHGGRGFGRRGGDDERDRFNDKNRRPRSRSPGGRRGRSRSPVGRRNRSPPARESSAERRAKIEQWNREKEQVDSGEKHDNNNNNSNNNDDEWNGDNNSDQYYDPQQQQQQQ